The following coding sequences lie in one Spirosoma sp. KUDC1026 genomic window:
- a CDS encoding SMP-30/gluconolactonase/LRE family protein — translation MKRNEFIGKRLSVMVTASLLSIGFGLTAAVSPTADDLFKASIFTPVNSFTKGVEGPAVDKKGTIYAVNFAKEGTIGQVTPAGEGSVFVELPEGSVGNGIRFNKKGEMFIADYPKHNILKVNMTTKQVSVFAHESRMNQPNDVAIDDNDRLYASDPNWKENTGNLWRIDPDGKVTLLEANMGTTNGVEVSPDNKRLYVNESVQRKVWVYDLKNGQLSNKRILLEFPDFGMDGMRCDKKGNLYIARHGKGVVAIVSPAGKVLREVTLTGKLPSNVTFGGKDNKTVYVTLQDQGNLESFRTDTPGRQ, via the coding sequence ATGAAACGTAACGAGTTCATCGGTAAGAGGCTGTCCGTCATGGTGACAGCCTCCTTGCTTTCTATTGGTTTTGGCCTTACGGCCGCTGTCAGCCCAACGGCTGATGACTTATTCAAAGCCAGCATCTTTACGCCGGTCAACAGTTTTACCAAAGGGGTGGAAGGTCCCGCTGTTGATAAAAAAGGAACAATTTACGCCGTCAATTTTGCCAAAGAAGGCACTATTGGGCAGGTAACGCCAGCGGGCGAGGGTAGTGTATTTGTCGAACTGCCCGAAGGTAGCGTAGGTAATGGCATTCGCTTCAACAAAAAAGGGGAGATGTTCATTGCGGATTATCCGAAGCACAATATTCTGAAGGTGAACATGACCACCAAGCAGGTGAGCGTGTTTGCCCACGAGTCGCGGATGAATCAGCCCAACGACGTAGCGATCGACGATAACGACCGGCTCTACGCCAGCGACCCAAACTGGAAAGAAAACACGGGTAACCTCTGGCGCATCGATCCGGATGGCAAAGTAACCCTGCTCGAAGCCAACATGGGTACGACGAACGGAGTCGAGGTGAGTCCTGATAACAAGCGTCTGTACGTGAATGAATCCGTCCAGCGCAAGGTCTGGGTATACGACCTGAAAAATGGCCAGCTCAGCAACAAGCGCATCCTGCTCGAATTTCCTGATTTTGGTATGGACGGTATGCGCTGCGACAAAAAAGGCAATCTCTACATTGCCCGGCACGGCAAAGGCGTTGTCGCCATTGTATCACCAGCGGGTAAAGTGCTCCGTGAGGTTACGCTGACCGGCAAGCTGCCCTCCAACGTAACGTTTGGCGGCAAAGACAACAAGACGGTGTACGTAACCCTGCAGGATCAGGGCAATCTGGAAAGTTTCCGCACCGATACGCCCGGTCGTCAGTAA
- a CDS encoding bile acid:sodium symporter family protein → MYKVALGVAAAGFLVALGMTLMGQIALAGPAFIGAFLALAIGFRGFESLKGFAYTVTIFAAVTTALYYPQYFVSVGDFKFSSLITPLIQLIMFGMGTSMGVEDFVGVVKMPKGVVIGVFSHFLIMPAVGFAIASMSGFEPEIAAGIILIGCSPNGMASNVISYLAKANLALSITITAFSTLLAPFMTPMLMKFYAGALVDIEVLDMMWDITKMVIIPIGAGLLFNKFLSGKAKWLDDAMPLVSMFGIAFIIVIITAAGRESLLNIGPALILLVLLHNLTGYFLGYWSGRLFRMSERDCRTMAIEVGMQNGGLASGLAKEMGKIATVGLAPAVFGPLMNITGSILASWWHRKVPKEENPETQQPVVERV, encoded by the coding sequence ATGTATAAAGTAGCATTGGGCGTTGCCGCTGCCGGTTTCCTGGTGGCGCTCGGTATGACATTGATGGGACAGATAGCCCTGGCTGGTCCGGCGTTTATCGGGGCCTTCCTGGCCCTGGCAATCGGATTCCGTGGTTTCGAGAGTCTGAAAGGGTTTGCCTACACCGTAACGATTTTCGCGGCTGTTACCACCGCGCTCTATTACCCACAGTATTTCGTGTCGGTCGGTGATTTTAAATTCAGTTCGCTCATTACCCCACTGATTCAGTTAATCATGTTCGGGATGGGCACGTCGATGGGCGTCGAGGATTTTGTGGGTGTCGTTAAGATGCCGAAAGGCGTCGTGATCGGCGTATTTAGTCACTTCCTGATCATGCCTGCCGTGGGTTTTGCCATTGCCAGCATGAGCGGCTTTGAACCCGAAATTGCGGCTGGTATTATCCTGATCGGCTGCTCGCCGAACGGCATGGCCTCGAACGTAATCTCGTACCTGGCAAAAGCCAATCTGGCGTTGTCCATTACCATCACTGCCTTCTCGACCCTCTTGGCACCGTTTATGACGCCGATGCTGATGAAGTTCTATGCCGGAGCGCTGGTTGACATTGAGGTGCTGGACATGATGTGGGACATTACCAAAATGGTCATTATTCCTATCGGTGCGGGCTTACTGTTTAATAAATTTCTGAGTGGTAAAGCCAAATGGCTGGACGATGCTATGCCGCTAGTGTCGATGTTCGGGATTGCCTTTATCATCGTTATCATCACCGCGGCTGGTCGTGAAAGCCTGCTGAATATCGGACCCGCGTTAATTCTGCTGGTATTGCTGCACAATTTGACTGGCTACTTCCTGGGCTACTGGTCAGGACGTCTATTCAGGATGAGTGAGCGTGACTGCCGGACGATGGCTATCGAAGTAGGCATGCAGAACGGTGGTCTGGCGTCGGGTCTGGCGAAGGAAATGGGAAAAATTGCGACCGTTGGCCTGGCTCCGGCCGTTTTTGGGCCACTTATGAACATCACCGGTTCTATCTTAGCGTCCTGGTGGCATCGCAAAGTGCCGAAGGAAGAAAATCCGGAGACGCAGCAACCAGTGGTCGAACGGGTGTAA
- a CDS encoding RraA family protein, producing the protein MRVSFLAVPLFVVSILGGWSAQGQTMAKDELTYLTAEWKGERFPDGRPKVPDDLIQRSKKIGIEEAWTVLRNEGYTCQFERGWKIIHDDQPIAGRAVTAMFMPSRPDVEKAIKDRGVKQGRTGNTNAWPIDQLTKGDVYVADCFGKLTDGTLIGDNLGNSIYAKSGNGVVFDAAARDLEGLKQINGFNAYVRDWDPSYLKDVVLMGLNTPIRIGQAIVMPGDLVLARSQGVIFIPAHLAEKVIVTAEFIALRDKFGHAMLKSGKYTTGQIDNQWTDAIRNDFLAWLKNNPGEIPMTREQLDAYMKNRTW; encoded by the coding sequence ATGCGCGTTAGTTTTTTAGCAGTACCACTCTTTGTAGTAAGTATTCTTGGCGGATGGTCGGCGCAGGGACAAACCATGGCCAAGGACGAACTGACGTACCTGACCGCCGAATGGAAAGGGGAGCGGTTCCCGGATGGGCGGCCCAAGGTGCCGGACGATCTGATTCAGCGGTCGAAGAAGATCGGTATTGAAGAAGCCTGGACCGTGCTGCGGAACGAAGGTTATACCTGTCAGTTTGAGCGAGGCTGGAAAATCATTCATGACGATCAGCCCATTGCCGGTCGCGCCGTAACGGCCATGTTCATGCCTAGCCGACCCGATGTGGAGAAGGCCATCAAAGACCGGGGGGTGAAGCAGGGCCGTACTGGCAATACCAACGCCTGGCCGATTGATCAGCTGACCAAAGGGGATGTTTACGTAGCAGATTGCTTCGGTAAACTGACCGACGGTACACTGATCGGCGACAACCTGGGCAACTCAATTTACGCCAAATCGGGCAATGGCGTCGTGTTCGACGCAGCGGCCCGTGATCTGGAAGGGTTGAAGCAGATTAACGGTTTCAACGCCTACGTACGTGACTGGGACCCGTCGTATCTGAAAGACGTGGTTCTGATGGGACTGAATACGCCCATCCGCATCGGGCAGGCCATCGTGATGCCCGGTGATCTGGTACTGGCCCGGAGTCAGGGGGTAATTTTTATCCCGGCTCACCTGGCTGAGAAGGTAATTGTGACCGCTGAATTTATTGCGCTGCGGGATAAGTTCGGCCACGCTATGCTGAAGTCGGGTAAGTACACCACGGGGCAAATCGACAACCAGTGGACTGACGCGATTCGGAACGATTTCCTGGCGTGGTTGAAAAACAATCCGGGCGAAATTCCCATGACACGGGAGCAACTGGACGCCTACATGAAAAACCGGACCTGGTAA
- a CDS encoding amidohydrolase/deacetylase family metallohydrolase: MKKRTLTLFILCCLAGYFSFAQSYSIVIKGGHVIDPKNNIDGIMDVAITDGKIVQVAKSIDSKGARQVVDAKGLYVTPGLIDMHTHVFFGTNLNQTYSNGPNALPPDGFTFRNGVTTIVDAGCTGWRDFETFKKQTVDLSKTRVLTLLNIVGNGMRGGQFEQQVDDMDAQQTADMAKKYPEQIVGVKLAHFNGHDWTPTDRAVEAGKLANIPVMIDFGGSTPTLSIQELFLNKLRPGDIFTHCFGQLKTREAIVDVAGNKVKPFVWEAQKKGVIFDVGYGGISFAFSQAIPAIKEGFYPNTISTDIHTGSMNNAMKDMLNVMSKFLAMGMKLPNVIKASTWAPAQAIKRPELGSLSVGSEADVAILKLHEGKFEVRDAGTFGFFDYTGYKITGKEKLECEMTIRKGKIVYDLNGIANPVYVTQGP; this comes from the coding sequence ATGAAAAAACGAACCCTTACCCTGTTCATTCTCTGTTGTCTGGCGGGCTATTTTTCGTTCGCGCAGTCGTACAGCATTGTTATTAAAGGCGGGCATGTTATTGATCCTAAAAATAACATCGACGGCATTATGGACGTCGCCATCACCGATGGTAAGATCGTTCAGGTAGCAAAAAGTATCGATTCAAAAGGGGCCCGGCAGGTTGTCGACGCCAAGGGACTGTACGTAACGCCCGGCCTGATCGACATGCACACGCACGTGTTTTTCGGCACGAATCTTAACCAGACATACAGCAACGGGCCGAATGCGCTGCCGCCCGATGGCTTTACGTTCCGAAATGGCGTAACGACAATTGTTGATGCGGGTTGTACAGGCTGGCGGGATTTCGAAACGTTCAAGAAACAAACCGTCGACCTCTCGAAAACCCGCGTATTGACCCTACTGAACATCGTCGGCAACGGCATGCGCGGAGGGCAGTTTGAGCAGCAGGTTGATGACATGGACGCCCAGCAAACGGCGGACATGGCCAAAAAATACCCCGAGCAGATTGTGGGTGTTAAACTGGCCCACTTCAACGGCCACGACTGGACCCCAACTGATCGGGCCGTGGAAGCCGGTAAACTGGCGAATATTCCGGTTATGATCGACTTTGGCGGTAGCACGCCCACCCTGTCTATTCAAGAACTGTTTCTGAACAAACTGCGGCCGGGCGACATCTTTACGCACTGCTTTGGGCAGCTGAAAACCCGCGAAGCCATCGTCGACGTAGCCGGCAACAAAGTGAAACCCTTTGTTTGGGAGGCTCAGAAAAAAGGCGTCATTTTCGACGTGGGCTATGGTGGTATCAGCTTTGCCTTCTCGCAGGCCATCCCCGCGATCAAGGAAGGGTTCTATCCCAACACCATCAGCACCGATATTCATACCGGCAGCATGAACAACGCCATGAAAGACATGCTCAACGTTATGTCGAAATTTCTGGCGATGGGTATGAAACTGCCGAATGTGATCAAAGCCAGCACCTGGGCACCCGCGCAGGCGATCAAGCGCCCCGAACTGGGTAGTTTGTCGGTTGGTTCAGAAGCCGACGTCGCAATCCTGAAACTGCACGAAGGCAAGTTTGAGGTGCGTGATGCGGGTACGTTCGGCTTTTTCGATTATACCGGCTACAAGATCACGGGTAAGGAAAAACTGGAATGCGAGATGACCATCCGTAAAGGAAAAATTGTGTACGATCTAAATGGCATCGCCAATCCGGTTTATGTAACCCAGGGACCCTAG
- a CDS encoding aminotransferase class V-fold PLP-dependent enzyme, whose amino-acid sequence MLSRRNVIKHLSSAPLVGGALIGGAPLAVAGVDSDSSETAAAPKRDLFKELGVRTFINAAGTLTYMTGSLMQDEVLDAINYGAKEFCLLDELQDKVGLKIAQMTHAESAVVTSGAFSAMTLGLAGILTGMDQKKVEMLPHLAGTGMKTEVICQKAHDIVYNHALTNTGCKIIQVETAEDVEKAINERTALMHFLHIEADKGKIMHEEWVALGKKHNIPTSIDIAADVPPVQNLWRFNDMGFSFVVISGGKAMRGPQSAGLLMGKKDIVSAARLHMPPRGFNIGRGMKVNKEEILGMYVALEKFINEDHDKLWKTWEDGVAHIDNSVKTVSGVQTEVRVPPLGNHTPTLKISWDPAKLKIASKDLQEALRKGDPSIEVGGGGPNNINVTVWMMKPGQEKIVAKRLKEELSKATA is encoded by the coding sequence GCCCTGATTGGTGGAGCCCCCCTGGCCGTTGCAGGAGTCGACAGTGATTCGTCGGAGACGGCAGCTGCCCCCAAACGTGATCTGTTCAAGGAACTGGGCGTCCGGACGTTTATCAATGCCGCCGGTACGCTAACCTACATGACGGGGTCACTGATGCAGGATGAAGTACTCGACGCCATCAACTACGGCGCTAAGGAGTTTTGCCTGCTCGACGAACTGCAGGATAAGGTAGGCCTGAAGATCGCCCAGATGACCCACGCCGAATCCGCCGTCGTTACGTCGGGAGCTTTCTCGGCCATGACACTCGGCCTGGCGGGTATTCTGACTGGCATGGATCAGAAGAAGGTCGAAATGCTGCCACATCTGGCGGGTACCGGCATGAAAACCGAAGTGATCTGCCAGAAAGCGCACGACATTGTCTACAACCACGCGCTAACTAATACCGGCTGTAAGATTATTCAGGTGGAAACGGCGGAGGACGTCGAAAAGGCGATCAACGAACGTACCGCGCTGATGCACTTCCTGCACATCGAAGCCGACAAGGGCAAGATCATGCACGAGGAGTGGGTGGCATTGGGCAAGAAGCACAACATTCCAACTTCCATCGACATTGCCGCCGACGTACCACCGGTTCAGAACCTGTGGCGCTTCAACGACATGGGCTTCAGCTTCGTCGTGATTTCGGGGGGTAAAGCCATGCGGGGACCGCAGAGCGCCGGTCTGCTGATGGGCAAAAAAGATATCGTTTCGGCCGCCCGGTTGCACATGCCACCCCGCGGGTTCAACATTGGTCGGGGTATGAAGGTGAACAAGGAAGAGATTCTGGGCATGTACGTCGCCCTGGAAAAGTTCATCAACGAGGACCACGACAAGCTCTGGAAAACCTGGGAAGATGGCGTGGCTCACATCGACAACAGCGTCAAAACCGTGAGTGGCGTTCAGACCGAGGTACGCGTACCACCGCTGGGTAACCATACACCCACCCTGAAAATCTCCTGGGACCCGGCGAAGCTGAAAATCGCCAGCAAGGACCTGCAGGAAGCGCTGCGTAAAGGCGATCCGTCGATTGAAGTAGGGGGCGGTGGCCCGAACAACATCAACGTAACGGTCTGGATGATGAAACCCGGTCAGGAAAAGATCGTGGCAAAGCGGCTGAAAGAAGAACTGTCGAAAGCAACGGCCTAG